One Lucilia cuprina isolate Lc7/37 chromosome 4, ASM2204524v1, whole genome shotgun sequence DNA segment encodes these proteins:
- the LOC111681372 gene encoding protein toll-like isoform X1 gives MKNLPSYSSKSRRVLLSKNSTTCLLYIFILTCTHLPFSIASSAAKLREECMELAAKSQCECIPILSDIQIECPVNDPKLTIKIRPGDHVMIECNNINYKDYKLLPNMAIGNTSQVQIQGCPLPGHFTIATIPQQLGVKHYTTLLFDNNNDLGTNITREHLSGLHGLRRLRFSSSRLLHMPQDLFSDNSLRNLTWLDLRSNNVDLPVDIFAKLENLIFIELGYNHLKSLPQGIFRKQHKLQVLNLWSNELRNLTKNIFEGITSLTDLDLSNNGIETFRHDIFELLTNLTNISLNSNHFRSLPEGLFKKNKNLSQIRLTNNRVPLRSLPSEFFANLPHLNDVRLSCDLESVPGNIFSNSTAITMISMTGNKLSNLPAELLESQENLVDLDLSYNELYNLPEELFKNTRKLTKLKLSHNQLTEIQRELFSSLTNLKTLDLSNNRLTTIHLSAFASTQSIQEINLENNQLTLSEPYGGVLEGLQNVLGSPFQYVNNLRKLNLRNNSIMYIYQDWKFQLLELQELDLSYNNITTMDENDLQFLTKHELKINLTHNQLRMVNLQSIETLQIPQDKKKIFMDLNNNPIQCDCVLLSFVQYLRGEKARDVRDVIKLDTENLFCNQPENLKEKPVKYINPMDLLCPFDHEGTNPKRCPRGCSCWVRSLDKVLMVNCSNGNFTKIPALPRIEQFKLAGTELYLENNELMKLPLAKTPGYSDVTKLFLAGNNLTSIDSTHLPAQLTELDVRNNRLEYFNISTIHFLNDSRSLNTLHLSENPWMCDCEAKPFLMFAQNKFKLIRDFSKMTCSNFMETKYFNELSVNDICSDNELYIAVSIVISLVGLLVGSLAALYYKYQKEIKIWLYAHNLCLWFVTEQELDKDKKYDAFISYSHKDEKFIADYLVPQLENGTPPFKLCVHVRDWMVGECIPDQIVRSIDDSRRTIVILSQNFIESVWAKMEFKAAHQASLNEGRARVIVILYGDIDVDNLDSDLKAYLKMNTYLKWGDPWFWSKLRYAMPHSANDLKGLVKTPLKGSTDDKLELIKPSPVTPTLTTPPGETTKNPLVAHLNGVGAPQTAVMFANGKTPSYYTNGKTTPNCHINGAFIINTNAKQSDV, from the exons ATGAAGAATCTCCCCTCGTATTCAAGTAAAAGTAGAAGAGTTCTACTTTCTAAAAACTCTACAACCTGTttactatatatatttattttaacgtGCACACATCTGCCATTCTCAATAGCAAGTTCTGCTGCTAAGCTGCGGGAAGAGTGTATGGAGCTTGCTGCAAAATCACAATGCGAATGTATACCTATTCTGTCTGATATTCAAATAGAATGTCCCGTAAATGATCCAAAATTAACCATAAAAATTCGTCCTGGTGATCATGTAATGATAGAGTGCAATAACATCAACTACAAAGACTATAAACTCTTACCCAATATGGCTATTGGCAACACTTCCCAGGTGCAAATTCAAGGATGTCCACTACCGGGACATTTTACCATAGCAACCATACCACAACAACTGGGTGTTAAACACTACACTACCTTGCTGTTTGACAACAACAATGATTTAGGTACAAATATTACCCGGGAACATTTGAGCGGTTTACATGGTTTACGCCGTTTACGTTTCAGTTCTTCGCGCCTGTTGCATATGCCTCAAGATCTCTTCTCCGATAATTCTTTGAGAAATCTCACGTGGTTAGATTTGCGTTCTAACAATGTGGACCTACCCGTagacatttttgcaaaattagaaaatttaattttcatagaaTTGGGGTACAATCACTTGAAATCCCTGCCTCAAGGTATCTTCCGCAAACAACATAAATTACAGGTCCTAAATTTATGGAGTAATGAATTACGCAATcttaccaaaaatatatttgaaggTATTACCTCGCTAACTGATTTAGATTTAAGCAACAATGGCATTGAAACTTTTCGTCATGATATCTTTGAACTTTTAACGAATCTCACCAACATCAGTTTAAATAGCAACCATTTTCGTTCACTGCCCGagggtttatttaaaaagaataaaaatttatcacaaaTAAGATTGACCAATAATCGTGTGCCTTTAAGAAGTTTGCCATCTGAGTTCTTTGCAAATCTACCACATCTTAATGATGTACGTTTGTCCTGCGATTTAGAATCGGTACCGGGAAATATATTTAGCAACTCTACAGCCATTACCATGATCTCAATGACCGGcaataaattaagtaatttacCTGCTGAATTGTTAGAAAGCCAAGAAAATCTTGTTGATTTGGACTTGTCATATAATGAACTATATAATCTACCCGAGGAATTGTTCAAAAATACCAGAAAATTGACAAAGTTAAAATTGTCCCACAATCAATTGACAGAAATACAAag AGAACTCTTTTCATCTTTAACAAATCTCAAAACTCTAGATCTCAGCAACAATAGATTGACTACCATTCATTTGAGTGCCTTTGCCAGCACCCAGAGTATACAGGAAATCAATTTGGAGAATAATCAATTGACACTGAGTGAACCATATGGTGGGGTTTTAGAGGGTCTTCAGAACGTTCTCGGTTCACCATTTCAATATGTAAACAATTTGCGTAAATTGAACTTGCGCAATAATTCCATCATGTATATTTATCAAGATTGGAAATTTCAATTACTAGAATTGCAAGAATTGGATTTAAGTTACAATAACATCACCACCATGGATGAAAATGATTTACAATTCTTAACTAAACacgaattgaaaataaacttaacGCACAACCAGTTGAGAATGGTGAATTTACAATCTATTGAAACCTTGCAAATTCCTCAAGacaagaagaaaatttttatggaTTTAAACAATAACCCCATACAATGCGACTGTGTGCTATTGAGTTTTGTCCAGTACTTGCGAGGGGAAAAAGCTAGAGACGTTCGCGATGTCATTAAATTGGATACTGAAAATTTATTCTGCAATCAACCAGAAAACTTAAAGGAAAAACCTGTTAAGTATATAAATCCTATGGATTTGCTTTGTCCATTTGATCATGAGGGAACAAATCCCAAACGTTGTCCGCGTGGTTGCAGTTGTTGGGTGCGTTCTCTAGATAAAGTTTTAATGGTTAACTGTTCAAatggaaattttacaaaaatacccGCCTTGCCTAGAATCGAACAATTCAAACTTGCCGGTACCGAGTTGTATTTGGAGAATAATGAACTAATGAAATTACCCCTGGCTAAGACTCCAGGCTATTCTGATGtcacaaaactttttttggccGGCAATAACTTGACATCAATAGACAGTACACATTTGCCTGCGCAACTGACAGAGCTGGATGTAAGAAACAATCGCTTGGAATATTTTAATATCAGcactatacattttttaaacgatAGCAGAAGCTTGAATACCCTACATCTCTCCGAGAATCCCTGGATGTGTGATTGCGAAGCTAAACCATTTTTAATGTTTGCCCAGAACAAATTCAAATTGATAAGAGATTTCTCTAAGATGACCTGTTCCAATTTCATGGAAACCAAATACTTTAACGAATTATCTGTCAATGACATATGTTCAGACAATGAACTGTATATAGCTGTTAGTATAGTTATATCGTTGGTGGGTCTTTTGGTAGGATCATTGGCTGCTTTATACTATAAATACCAGAAGGAAATTAAGATCTGGCTTTATGCCCACAACTTATGTCTGTGGTTTGTAACCGAACAAGAATTGGACAAAGACAAAAAATACGATGCCTTTATCTCCTATTCGCATAAAGATGAGAAATTTATTGCTGACTATTTGGTGCCACAACTGGAAAATGGTACACCACCTTTTAAACTATGTGTGCACGTCAGAGACTGGATGGTAGGCGAATGTATACCCGATCAGATAGTACGATCTATTGACGATTCAAGAAGAACTATTGTTATATTGTCGCAAAACTTTATTGAATCTGTGTGGGCTAAAATGGAATTCAAAGCGGCTCACCAAGCCTCTCTCAACGAAGGCAGAGCCAGAGTTATTGTCATTTTATATGGCGATATCGATGTTGACAATTTAGATTCAGATCTAAAAGCCTATCTAAAAATGAATACATACTTGAAGTGGGGTGATCCATGGTTCTGGAGTAAATTGCGTTATGCTATGCCCCATTCCGCTAATGATCTTAAAGGTTTAGTAAAAACTCCCCTTAAAGGTTCAACTGATGATAAACTAGAATTGATAAAGCCATCGCCAGTAACGCCCACTCTGACAACACCACCCggtgaaacaacaaaaaacccaCTGGTGGCACATCTTAATGGCGTGGGTGCTCCTCAAACGGCAGTTATGTTTGCCAATGGCAAAACACCCAGCTACTATACGAACGGTAAGACCACACCAAATTGTCATATTAATGGAgcttttattattaatacaaatGCCAAACAGAGTGATGTATAG
- the LOC111681372 gene encoding protein toll-like isoform X2 translates to MKNLPSYSSKSRRVLLSKNSTTCLLYIFILTCTHLPFSIASSAAKLREECMELAAKSQCECIPILSDIQIECPVNDPKLTIKIRPGDHVMIECNNINYKDYKLLPNMAIGNTSQVQIQGCPLPGHFTIATIPQQLGVKHYTTLLFDNNNDLGTNITREHLSGLHGLRRLRFSSSRLLHMPQDLFSDNSLRNLTWLDLRSNNVDLPVDIFAKLENLIFIELGYNHLKSLPQGIFRKQHKLQVLNLWSNELRNLTKNIFEGITSLTDLDLSNNGIETFRHDIFELLTNLTNISLNSNHFRSLPEGLFKKNKNLSQIRLTNNRVPLRSLPSEFFANLPHLNDVRLSCDLESVPGNIFSNSTAITMISMTGNKLSNLPAELLESQENLVDLDLSYNELYNLPEELFKNTRKLTKLKLSHNQLTEIQRELFSSLTNLKTLDLSNNRLTTIHLSAFASTQSIQEINLENNQLTLSEPYGGVLEGLQNVLGSPFQYVNNLRKLNLRNNSIMYIYQDWKFQLLELQELDLSYNNITTMDENDLQFLTKHELKINLTHNQLRMVNLQSIETLQIPQDKKKIFMDLNNNPIQCDCVLLSFVQYLRGEKARDVRDVIKLDTENLFCNQPENLKEKPVKYINPMDLLCPFDHEGTNPKRCPRGCSCWVRSLDKVLMVNCSNGNFTKIPALPRIEQFKLAGTELYLENNELMKLPLAKTPGYSDVTKLFLAGNNLTSIDSTHLPAQLTELDVRNNRLEYFNISTIHFLNDSRSLNTLHLSENPWMCDCEAKPFLMFAQNKFKLIRDFSKMTCSNFMETKYFNELSVNDICSDNELYIAVSIVISLVGLLVGSLAALYYKYQKEIKIWLYAHNLCLWFVTEQELDKDKKYDAFISYSHKDEKFIADYLVPQLENGTPPFKLCVHVRDWMVGECIPDQIVRSIDDSRRTIVILSQNFIESVWAKMEFKAAHQASLNEGRARVIVILYGDIDVDNLDSDLKAYLKMNTYLKWGDPWFWSKLRYAMPHSANDLKGLVKTPLKGSTDDKLELIKPSPVTPTLTTPPGETTKNPLVAHLNGVGAPQTAVMFANGKTPSYYTNEFMTKFLFGNILI, encoded by the exons ATGAAGAATCTCCCCTCGTATTCAAGTAAAAGTAGAAGAGTTCTACTTTCTAAAAACTCTACAACCTGTttactatatatatttattttaacgtGCACACATCTGCCATTCTCAATAGCAAGTTCTGCTGCTAAGCTGCGGGAAGAGTGTATGGAGCTTGCTGCAAAATCACAATGCGAATGTATACCTATTCTGTCTGATATTCAAATAGAATGTCCCGTAAATGATCCAAAATTAACCATAAAAATTCGTCCTGGTGATCATGTAATGATAGAGTGCAATAACATCAACTACAAAGACTATAAACTCTTACCCAATATGGCTATTGGCAACACTTCCCAGGTGCAAATTCAAGGATGTCCACTACCGGGACATTTTACCATAGCAACCATACCACAACAACTGGGTGTTAAACACTACACTACCTTGCTGTTTGACAACAACAATGATTTAGGTACAAATATTACCCGGGAACATTTGAGCGGTTTACATGGTTTACGCCGTTTACGTTTCAGTTCTTCGCGCCTGTTGCATATGCCTCAAGATCTCTTCTCCGATAATTCTTTGAGAAATCTCACGTGGTTAGATTTGCGTTCTAACAATGTGGACCTACCCGTagacatttttgcaaaattagaaaatttaattttcatagaaTTGGGGTACAATCACTTGAAATCCCTGCCTCAAGGTATCTTCCGCAAACAACATAAATTACAGGTCCTAAATTTATGGAGTAATGAATTACGCAATcttaccaaaaatatatttgaaggTATTACCTCGCTAACTGATTTAGATTTAAGCAACAATGGCATTGAAACTTTTCGTCATGATATCTTTGAACTTTTAACGAATCTCACCAACATCAGTTTAAATAGCAACCATTTTCGTTCACTGCCCGagggtttatttaaaaagaataaaaatttatcacaaaTAAGATTGACCAATAATCGTGTGCCTTTAAGAAGTTTGCCATCTGAGTTCTTTGCAAATCTACCACATCTTAATGATGTACGTTTGTCCTGCGATTTAGAATCGGTACCGGGAAATATATTTAGCAACTCTACAGCCATTACCATGATCTCAATGACCGGcaataaattaagtaatttacCTGCTGAATTGTTAGAAAGCCAAGAAAATCTTGTTGATTTGGACTTGTCATATAATGAACTATATAATCTACCCGAGGAATTGTTCAAAAATACCAGAAAATTGACAAAGTTAAAATTGTCCCACAATCAATTGACAGAAATACAAag AGAACTCTTTTCATCTTTAACAAATCTCAAAACTCTAGATCTCAGCAACAATAGATTGACTACCATTCATTTGAGTGCCTTTGCCAGCACCCAGAGTATACAGGAAATCAATTTGGAGAATAATCAATTGACACTGAGTGAACCATATGGTGGGGTTTTAGAGGGTCTTCAGAACGTTCTCGGTTCACCATTTCAATATGTAAACAATTTGCGTAAATTGAACTTGCGCAATAATTCCATCATGTATATTTATCAAGATTGGAAATTTCAATTACTAGAATTGCAAGAATTGGATTTAAGTTACAATAACATCACCACCATGGATGAAAATGATTTACAATTCTTAACTAAACacgaattgaaaataaacttaacGCACAACCAGTTGAGAATGGTGAATTTACAATCTATTGAAACCTTGCAAATTCCTCAAGacaagaagaaaatttttatggaTTTAAACAATAACCCCATACAATGCGACTGTGTGCTATTGAGTTTTGTCCAGTACTTGCGAGGGGAAAAAGCTAGAGACGTTCGCGATGTCATTAAATTGGATACTGAAAATTTATTCTGCAATCAACCAGAAAACTTAAAGGAAAAACCTGTTAAGTATATAAATCCTATGGATTTGCTTTGTCCATTTGATCATGAGGGAACAAATCCCAAACGTTGTCCGCGTGGTTGCAGTTGTTGGGTGCGTTCTCTAGATAAAGTTTTAATGGTTAACTGTTCAAatggaaattttacaaaaatacccGCCTTGCCTAGAATCGAACAATTCAAACTTGCCGGTACCGAGTTGTATTTGGAGAATAATGAACTAATGAAATTACCCCTGGCTAAGACTCCAGGCTATTCTGATGtcacaaaactttttttggccGGCAATAACTTGACATCAATAGACAGTACACATTTGCCTGCGCAACTGACAGAGCTGGATGTAAGAAACAATCGCTTGGAATATTTTAATATCAGcactatacattttttaaacgatAGCAGAAGCTTGAATACCCTACATCTCTCCGAGAATCCCTGGATGTGTGATTGCGAAGCTAAACCATTTTTAATGTTTGCCCAGAACAAATTCAAATTGATAAGAGATTTCTCTAAGATGACCTGTTCCAATTTCATGGAAACCAAATACTTTAACGAATTATCTGTCAATGACATATGTTCAGACAATGAACTGTATATAGCTGTTAGTATAGTTATATCGTTGGTGGGTCTTTTGGTAGGATCATTGGCTGCTTTATACTATAAATACCAGAAGGAAATTAAGATCTGGCTTTATGCCCACAACTTATGTCTGTGGTTTGTAACCGAACAAGAATTGGACAAAGACAAAAAATACGATGCCTTTATCTCCTATTCGCATAAAGATGAGAAATTTATTGCTGACTATTTGGTGCCACAACTGGAAAATGGTACACCACCTTTTAAACTATGTGTGCACGTCAGAGACTGGATGGTAGGCGAATGTATACCCGATCAGATAGTACGATCTATTGACGATTCAAGAAGAACTATTGTTATATTGTCGCAAAACTTTATTGAATCTGTGTGGGCTAAAATGGAATTCAAAGCGGCTCACCAAGCCTCTCTCAACGAAGGCAGAGCCAGAGTTATTGTCATTTTATATGGCGATATCGATGTTGACAATTTAGATTCAGATCTAAAAGCCTATCTAAAAATGAATACATACTTGAAGTGGGGTGATCCATGGTTCTGGAGTAAATTGCGTTATGCTATGCCCCATTCCGCTAATGATCTTAAAGGTTTAGTAAAAACTCCCCTTAAAGGTTCAACTGATGATAAACTAGAATTGATAAAGCCATCGCCAGTAACGCCCACTCTGACAACACCACCCggtgaaacaacaaaaaacccaCTGGTGGCACATCTTAATGGCGTGGGTGCTCCTCAAACGGCAGTTATGTTTGCCAATGGCAAAACACCCAGCTACTATACGAACG aatttatgacaaaatttctttttggaaATATTCTAATATGA
- the LOC111681372 gene encoding protein toll-like isoform X3: MKNLPSYSSKSRRVLLSKNSTTCLLYIFILTCTHLPFSIASSAAKLREECMELAAKSQCECIPILSDIQIECPVNDPKLTIKIRPGDHVMIECNNINYKDYKLLPNMAIGNTSQVQIQGCPLPGHFTIATIPQQLGVKHYTTLLFDNNNDLGTNITREHLSGLHGLRRLRFSSSRLLHMPQDLFSDNSLRNLTWLDLRSNNVDLPVDIFAKLENLIFIELGYNHLKSLPQGIFRKQHKLQVLNLWSNELRNLTKNIFEGITSLTDLDLSNNGIETFRHDIFELLTNLTNISLNSNHFRSLPEGLFKKNKNLSQIRLTNNRVPLRSLPSEFFANLPHLNDVRLSCDLESVPGNIFSNSTAITMISMTGNKLSNLPAELLESQENLVDLDLSYNELYNLPEELFKNTRKLTKLKLSHNQLTEIQRELFSSLTNLKTLDLSNNRLTTIHLSAFASTQSIQEINLENNQLTLSEPYGGVLEGLQNVLGSPFQYVNNLRKLNLRNNSIMYIYQDWKFQLLELQELDLSYNNITTMDENDLQFLTKHELKINLTHNQLRMVNLQSIETLQIPQDKKKIFMDLNNNPIQCDCVLLSFVQYLRGEKARDVRDVIKLDTENLFCNQPENLKEKPVKYINPMDLLCPFDHEGTNPKRCPRGCSCWVRSLDKVLMVNCSNGNFTKIPALPRIEQFKLAGTELYLENNELMKLPLAKTPGYSDVTKLFLAGNNLTSIDSTHLPAQLTELDVRNNRLEYFNISTIHFLNDSRSLNTLHLSENPWMCDCEAKPFLMFAQNKFKLIRDFSKMTCSNFMETKYFNELSVNDICSDNELYIAVSIVISLVGLLVGSLAALYYKYQKEIKIWLYAHNLCLWFVTEQELDKDKKYDAFISYSHKDEKFIADYLVPQLENGTPPFKLCVHVRDWMVGECIPDQIVRSIDDSRRTIVILSQNFIESVWAKMEFKAAHQASLNEGRARVIVILYGDIDVDNLDSDLKAYLKMNTYLKWGDPWFWSKLRYAMPHSANDLKGLVKTPLKGSTDDKLELIKPSPVTPTLTTPPGETTKNPLVAHLNGVGAPQTAVMFANGKTPSYYTNE; encoded by the exons ATGAAGAATCTCCCCTCGTATTCAAGTAAAAGTAGAAGAGTTCTACTTTCTAAAAACTCTACAACCTGTttactatatatatttattttaacgtGCACACATCTGCCATTCTCAATAGCAAGTTCTGCTGCTAAGCTGCGGGAAGAGTGTATGGAGCTTGCTGCAAAATCACAATGCGAATGTATACCTATTCTGTCTGATATTCAAATAGAATGTCCCGTAAATGATCCAAAATTAACCATAAAAATTCGTCCTGGTGATCATGTAATGATAGAGTGCAATAACATCAACTACAAAGACTATAAACTCTTACCCAATATGGCTATTGGCAACACTTCCCAGGTGCAAATTCAAGGATGTCCACTACCGGGACATTTTACCATAGCAACCATACCACAACAACTGGGTGTTAAACACTACACTACCTTGCTGTTTGACAACAACAATGATTTAGGTACAAATATTACCCGGGAACATTTGAGCGGTTTACATGGTTTACGCCGTTTACGTTTCAGTTCTTCGCGCCTGTTGCATATGCCTCAAGATCTCTTCTCCGATAATTCTTTGAGAAATCTCACGTGGTTAGATTTGCGTTCTAACAATGTGGACCTACCCGTagacatttttgcaaaattagaaaatttaattttcatagaaTTGGGGTACAATCACTTGAAATCCCTGCCTCAAGGTATCTTCCGCAAACAACATAAATTACAGGTCCTAAATTTATGGAGTAATGAATTACGCAATcttaccaaaaatatatttgaaggTATTACCTCGCTAACTGATTTAGATTTAAGCAACAATGGCATTGAAACTTTTCGTCATGATATCTTTGAACTTTTAACGAATCTCACCAACATCAGTTTAAATAGCAACCATTTTCGTTCACTGCCCGagggtttatttaaaaagaataaaaatttatcacaaaTAAGATTGACCAATAATCGTGTGCCTTTAAGAAGTTTGCCATCTGAGTTCTTTGCAAATCTACCACATCTTAATGATGTACGTTTGTCCTGCGATTTAGAATCGGTACCGGGAAATATATTTAGCAACTCTACAGCCATTACCATGATCTCAATGACCGGcaataaattaagtaatttacCTGCTGAATTGTTAGAAAGCCAAGAAAATCTTGTTGATTTGGACTTGTCATATAATGAACTATATAATCTACCCGAGGAATTGTTCAAAAATACCAGAAAATTGACAAAGTTAAAATTGTCCCACAATCAATTGACAGAAATACAAag AGAACTCTTTTCATCTTTAACAAATCTCAAAACTCTAGATCTCAGCAACAATAGATTGACTACCATTCATTTGAGTGCCTTTGCCAGCACCCAGAGTATACAGGAAATCAATTTGGAGAATAATCAATTGACACTGAGTGAACCATATGGTGGGGTTTTAGAGGGTCTTCAGAACGTTCTCGGTTCACCATTTCAATATGTAAACAATTTGCGTAAATTGAACTTGCGCAATAATTCCATCATGTATATTTATCAAGATTGGAAATTTCAATTACTAGAATTGCAAGAATTGGATTTAAGTTACAATAACATCACCACCATGGATGAAAATGATTTACAATTCTTAACTAAACacgaattgaaaataaacttaacGCACAACCAGTTGAGAATGGTGAATTTACAATCTATTGAAACCTTGCAAATTCCTCAAGacaagaagaaaatttttatggaTTTAAACAATAACCCCATACAATGCGACTGTGTGCTATTGAGTTTTGTCCAGTACTTGCGAGGGGAAAAAGCTAGAGACGTTCGCGATGTCATTAAATTGGATACTGAAAATTTATTCTGCAATCAACCAGAAAACTTAAAGGAAAAACCTGTTAAGTATATAAATCCTATGGATTTGCTTTGTCCATTTGATCATGAGGGAACAAATCCCAAACGTTGTCCGCGTGGTTGCAGTTGTTGGGTGCGTTCTCTAGATAAAGTTTTAATGGTTAACTGTTCAAatggaaattttacaaaaatacccGCCTTGCCTAGAATCGAACAATTCAAACTTGCCGGTACCGAGTTGTATTTGGAGAATAATGAACTAATGAAATTACCCCTGGCTAAGACTCCAGGCTATTCTGATGtcacaaaactttttttggccGGCAATAACTTGACATCAATAGACAGTACACATTTGCCTGCGCAACTGACAGAGCTGGATGTAAGAAACAATCGCTTGGAATATTTTAATATCAGcactatacattttttaaacgatAGCAGAAGCTTGAATACCCTACATCTCTCCGAGAATCCCTGGATGTGTGATTGCGAAGCTAAACCATTTTTAATGTTTGCCCAGAACAAATTCAAATTGATAAGAGATTTCTCTAAGATGACCTGTTCCAATTTCATGGAAACCAAATACTTTAACGAATTATCTGTCAATGACATATGTTCAGACAATGAACTGTATATAGCTGTTAGTATAGTTATATCGTTGGTGGGTCTTTTGGTAGGATCATTGGCTGCTTTATACTATAAATACCAGAAGGAAATTAAGATCTGGCTTTATGCCCACAACTTATGTCTGTGGTTTGTAACCGAACAAGAATTGGACAAAGACAAAAAATACGATGCCTTTATCTCCTATTCGCATAAAGATGAGAAATTTATTGCTGACTATTTGGTGCCACAACTGGAAAATGGTACACCACCTTTTAAACTATGTGTGCACGTCAGAGACTGGATGGTAGGCGAATGTATACCCGATCAGATAGTACGATCTATTGACGATTCAAGAAGAACTATTGTTATATTGTCGCAAAACTTTATTGAATCTGTGTGGGCTAAAATGGAATTCAAAGCGGCTCACCAAGCCTCTCTCAACGAAGGCAGAGCCAGAGTTATTGTCATTTTATATGGCGATATCGATGTTGACAATTTAGATTCAGATCTAAAAGCCTATCTAAAAATGAATACATACTTGAAGTGGGGTGATCCATGGTTCTGGAGTAAATTGCGTTATGCTATGCCCCATTCCGCTAATGATCTTAAAGGTTTAGTAAAAACTCCCCTTAAAGGTTCAACTGATGATAAACTAGAATTGATAAAGCCATCGCCAGTAACGCCCACTCTGACAACACCACCCggtgaaacaacaaaaaacccaCTGGTGGCACATCTTAATGGCGTGGGTGCTCCTCAAACGGCAGTTATGTTTGCCAATGGCAAAACACCCAGCTACTATACGAACG AGTGA